The following DNA comes from cyanobiont of Ornithocercus magnificus.
GGCACGTGTGCGGCTTACCTCTGGCTTCGAGGTAACTGCTTACATTCCAGGCACTGGTCACAACCTCCAGGAACACTCCGTAGTGCTAATTCGAGGTGGGCGTGTCAAGGATTTGCCTGGTGTCCGATACCACATCATTAGAGGCACACTAGATACAGCGGGTGTTAAGGATCGCCGTCAAGCCCGCTCCAAATATGGTGCCAAGGTACCTAAGGGTTGACTAAAGCCCGCCCTAGGACTGATCTCGACTTCAATTCCCACACTCTTAATTAATCTGACGGCCATGTCACGCCGCAACGCCGCTGAAAAGCGCCCGGTTCTTCCCGACCCACAGTTCAATAGCCGACTTGCCACAATGATGGTGGCGCGTCTGATGAGGCACGGAAAGAAGTCGACGGCTCAGCGCATTTTCTCAGGTGCTTTTAAACTAATCCAAGAGCGTACTGGTGGTGATCCGATAGAACTGTTCGAGACCGCTGTCAAAAACGCCACGCCACTTGTTGAAGTGAGAGCGCGCCGTGTCGGAGGTGCAACCTATCAGGTTCCAATGGAGGTACGACAGGAACGCGGCACAGCTATGGCACTACGCTGGTTGGTTAGTTTCTCGCGTGCTCGCAACGGTAGAAGTATGGCCCAGAAACTAGCCGGCGAGCTCATGGACGCTGCTAACGAGGCGGGAAGCGCAGTCCGCAAGCGCGAGGAGACACACAAAATGGCCGAAGCCAATAAAGCATTTGCCCACTATCGCTACTGAACTTAGACAGCTCAGCGACCTTCAGTTGCGAGGCCCGACCTGTAGAGTCGCAGCCGCCTTTCTATGCCCCACCCCGGAGATTTCCTGTGGCTCGCGCTTTTCCCCTGGAACGCGTCAGAAATATCGGTATCGCCGCTCACATTGATGCGGGCAAGACGACAACTACCGAACGTATCCTCTTTTATTCAGGGGTCGTTCACAAGATTGGCGAAGTCCATGACGGCGCCGCCGTAACTGACTGGATGGCTCAGGAGCGAGAACGAGGTATCACGATTACTGCTGCTGCTATCTCTACCAGCTGGCAAGAGCACAGGATCAATATTATCGACACCCCTGGTCACGTGGACTTCACCATTGAGGTGGAGCGCTCCATGCGCGTACTTGACGGAGTGATTGCTGTGTTCTGTGCTGTGGGTGGTGTACAACCCCAATCTGAGACCGTATGGCGCCAGGCAGATCGCTATTCAGTACCGCGTATGGTGTTCGTCAACAAGATGGATCGAACAGGTGCAGATTTTCTCAAGGTCTACGAGCAGATCAAAGACCGCCTTAAAGCAAACGCTATGCCAGTTCAGCTTCCAATAGGGGCCGAGGGCGACCTTTCGGGAATTATTGACCTTGTTAGCAACAAAGCATATATCTACAAAAATGATCTTGGTACTGACATCGAGGAAGCAGAGATCCCTGACAATATGGCTAAACAAGCTGCGGAATGGCGTACTAAGCTAGTGGAGACTGTTGCTGAGACTGATGAGATACTGATTGAGAAGTTCATTGAGACAGGCGAGCTGTCTAGGGAAGAACTTAGGCGAGGAATCCGAGAAGGAGTCTTAAAGCATGGCCTTGTGC
Coding sequences within:
- a CDS encoding 30S ribosomal protein S12, producing the protein MPTIQQLIRTERQRLTRKTKSPALRACPERRGVCTRVYTSTPKKPNSALRKVARVRLTSGFEVTAYIPGTGHNLQEHSVVLIRGGRVKDLPGVRYHIIRGTLDTAGVKDRRQARSKYGAKVPKG
- a CDS encoding 30S ribosomal protein S7, whose amino-acid sequence is MSRRNAAEKRPVLPDPQFNSRLATMMVARLMRHGKKSTAQRIFSGAFKLIQERTGGDPIELFETAVKNATPLVEVRARRVGGATYQVPMEVRQERGTAMALRWLVSFSRARNGRSMAQKLAGELMDAANEAGSAVRKREETHKMAEANKAFAHYRY